One genomic window of Nakamurella panacisegetis includes the following:
- a CDS encoding Gfo/Idh/MocA family protein, translating to MTGSGPLAVGVIGAGKISEQYLANMATYPDLDVRFVADLYPDLARSRAQEFGVAAAGSVEDALARDDLELIVNLTIPVAHASVASAALASGKHVWNEKPITARWDEAGALLVQADAAGLLIGTAPDTFLGPGLQVARTMIERGDIGTPLTATIAFQSAGPHRWHPNPDFLYQAGGGPLFDMAPYYLTALAQMFGPIVKVAALGSSAGPTRVIGEGPRAGQSFDVTVPTSVSALYEFAGGLKAQAIFSFDSPLQRVGILEISGTDAMIAPPDPNRFTGDIRLVTAESTEEKLIPAGERPAGRGIGVVDMARAIRGGSSYGPHRASGALATHVLEAMFATAASIDTGAFVPVASTFAPVPVLPDGWDPSVRTV from the coding sequence ATGACGGGCTCCGGCCCGCTGGCGGTTGGCGTCATCGGCGCCGGCAAGATCAGCGAGCAGTACCTGGCCAACATGGCGACGTACCCGGATCTGGACGTCCGATTCGTCGCCGATCTGTATCCGGACCTGGCGCGCTCTCGGGCCCAGGAGTTCGGGGTCGCGGCTGCCGGGTCGGTCGAGGATGCCTTGGCCCGCGACGATCTGGAACTGATCGTCAACCTGACCATCCCGGTGGCCCACGCCTCCGTCGCGTCGGCCGCCCTGGCCAGCGGCAAGCACGTCTGGAACGAGAAGCCCATCACCGCGCGGTGGGACGAGGCCGGTGCCCTCCTCGTCCAGGCCGACGCGGCCGGGCTGCTGATCGGGACCGCCCCCGATACCTTCCTCGGGCCGGGACTCCAGGTTGCGCGCACGATGATCGAAAGGGGCGACATCGGGACTCCGCTGACGGCGACCATCGCCTTCCAGTCGGCCGGACCGCACCGTTGGCACCCGAACCCCGACTTCCTCTACCAAGCCGGCGGGGGCCCGCTCTTCGACATGGCGCCCTACTATCTGACGGCCCTGGCCCAGATGTTCGGGCCGATCGTCAAGGTTGCCGCCCTGGGTTCTTCGGCCGGGCCGACCCGGGTGATCGGGGAAGGCCCGCGGGCCGGACAGTCGTTCGACGTCACCGTGCCCACGAGCGTCAGCGCCCTGTACGAGTTCGCCGGCGGTCTGAAGGCGCAGGCCATCTTCAGCTTCGATTCGCCGCTGCAGCGGGTCGGGATCCTGGAGATCAGCGGTACCGACGCCATGATCGCGCCCCCTGACCCGAATCGCTTCACCGGCGACATCCGTCTGGTCACGGCCGAGTCGACCGAGGAGAAGCTGATCCCGGCCGGTGAGCGGCCGGCCGGACGCGGCATCGGCGTGGTCGACATGGCCCGCGCGATCCGGGGGGGTTCGTCGTACGGACCGCACCGGGCGTCGGGCGCCCTGGCCACCCATGTGCTGGAGGCGATGTTCGCGACCGCGGCGTCCATCGACACCGGCGCGTTCGTCCCGGTGGCCTCGACCTTTGCGCCGGTTCCGGTCCTGCCTGACGGCTGGGATCCGAGCGTCCGCACCGTCTGA